TATTATAAACTTTGCTAGTATGAGTTCTACCCCCAAGAAAGAGCCTGATTTGACTCCTAAGAAGAGTCAGCCTCCAAAGAATAGTCTCGGTGGGGGTAAAGGCTTTAGTGAGGAGGGTTTCTCCCAAGGGGACTTCAGCGCTAAGCATATACTAAATCGTCGCCCTAACACCGAAGGCTCTTCTGTGGCTTCGAACGTCATCAGTTCGTCATCATTGCAAAGGTTACCATCCTCTGGATCTGGAAGCGTTGCTGTGGGAAGTGTGTTGGGATCTTCGCCATTAACTCTTTCTGGAGGGTTCCACGGGCTTGATCCAACCAAGAATAAAATAGACGTTCCAAAGTCGAAACAGTCAAGGAGACAAAGTGTTCTTTCTGACATGATTTCCACTTCTCATGCAGCTAGAAATGATCACTCAGAGCAGCAGTTACAAACTGGACAACAATCagaacaaaaagaagaagatggtAGTcgatcttctttttctgtttcttcccCCGCAAGAGATATCCGGCACCCAGATGTACTGAAAACTGTCGAGAAACATCTTGCCAATGACAGCGAGATCGACTCATCTTTACAACTTCAAGGTGGAGATGTCACTAGAGGCATTTATCAATGGGTAACTGGAGAAAGTAGTCAAAAAGATAACCCGCCTTTGAAACGAGCAAATAGTTTTAatgatttttcttctgtgCATGGTGACGAGGTAGGCAAGGCAGATGCTGACCACGATCGTGAAAGCGTATTCGACGAGGATGATATCTCcattgatgatatcaaagttcCGGGAGGGATGCGTCGAAGTTTTTTATTACAAAAGCATAGAGACCAACAACTTTCTGGACTGAATAAAACGGCTCACCAACCAAAACAACTTACTAAACCTAATTTCTTCACGAACAACTTTATAGAGTTTTTGGCATTGTATGGGCATTTTGCAGgtgaagatttggaggaagacgaagatgaagatttAGACAGTGGTTCCGAATCAGTCGCAGTCAGTGATAGTGAGGGAGAATTCAGTGAGGCTGACAACAATTTGTTGTATGATGAAGAGTCTCTCCTATTAGCACCTAGTACCTCCAACTATGCGAGATCAAGAATAGGAAGTATTCGTACTCCTACTTATGGATCTTTCAGTTCAAATGTTGGTTCTTCGTCTATTCATCAGCAGTTAATGAAAAGTCAAATCCCGAAGCTGAAGAAACGTGGACAGCACAAGCATAAAACACAATCAAAAATACGCTCGAAGAAGCAAACTACCACCGTAAAAGCAGTGTTGCTGCTATTAAAAGCGTTCATAGGCACAGGTGTGCTGTTTCTTcccaaaagtttcagtAATGGAGGTCTCTTATTTTCATCTGGAATGTTACTCATATTCTCCTGCATTTCCATAGTTTGTTTCATAGAGCTCATTCAAGTGGGTAAGTTAACACAAATTGCAAGTTATGGTGATATTGGAGGTTTCCTTTATGGTAGAACCATGAAGGCGTCCATTTTAACATCAATCATTCTTTCGCAGATTGGTTTTGCCAGTGCTTACATCGTTTTCGTTGCTGAAAATGCGAGAGTTCTTTGCGATTCATGGTTGAATTTAGGAGACTATTCAATCGAAGT
This is a stretch of genomic DNA from Komagataella phaffii GS115 chromosome 3, complete sequence. It encodes these proteins:
- a CDS encoding Vacuolar transporter, whose translation is MSSTPKKEPDLTPKKSQPPKNSLGGGKGFSEEGFSQGDFSAKHILNRRPNTEGSSVASNVISSSSLQRLPSSGSGSVAVGSVLGSSPLTLSGGFHGLDPTKNKIDVPKSKQSRRQSVLSDMISTSHAARNDHSEQQLQTGQQSEQKEEDGSRSSFSVSSPARDIRHPDVLKTVEKHLANDSEIDSSLQLQGGDVTRGIYQWVTGESSQKDNPPLKRANSFNDFSSVHGDEVGKADADHDRESVFDEDDISIDDIKVPGGMRRSFLLQKHRDQQLSGLNKTAHQPKQLTKPNFFTNNFIEFLALYGHFAGEDLEEDEDEDLDSGSESVAVSDSEGEFSEADNNLLYDEESLLLAPSTSNYARSRIGSIRTPTYGSFSSNVGSSSIHQQLMKSQIPKLKKRGQHKHKTQSKIRSKKQTTTVKAVLLLLKAFIGTGVLFLPKSFSNGGLLFSSGMLLIFSCISIVCFIELIQVGKLTQIASYGDIGGFLYGRTMKASILTSIILSQIGFASAYIVFVAENARVLCDSWLNLGDYSIEVFIFLQLIVFIPLSLTRDINKLSFTALIADLFILAGLILVYYYSTYHLVVNGISKNVRLYNESEWPLFIGVAVFTYEGIGLLIPINESMAKPEKFNKSLVGVMAVITVVFISIGSIAYMSFGSDVNTVILLNFPQNNKVFSVQLLYAIAIMLSTPLQLFPAIKIIENFVFKKRKHSDSIESKTNRNTVQTDSENVFSGKNNTRIKWSKNLLRLLIVVGASIISYAGSSDLDKFVALIGSFTCIPLIYVYPPLLHIKGNLELGTLSKTNMITDMAICALGATLMLYTGFQGIKSWIG